A window from Shewanella livingstonensis encodes these proteins:
- the rpmI gene encoding 50S ribosomal protein L35: MPKMKTDKGVAKRFKKTANGFKRKQAHLRHILTKKSTKRKRHLRAKCLVAKSDVPAIARQLPYA; this comes from the coding sequence ATGCCTAAAATGAAAACAGACAAGGGTGTTGCGAAGCGTTTTAAGAAAACCGCTAATGGTTTCAAGCGCAAGCAAGCACACTTACGTCACATTTTGACCAAGAAAAGCACTAAGCGTAAGCGTCACTTACGTGCTAAATGTTTAGTTGCTAAATCTGACGTTCCAGCAATCGCGCGTCAACTACCATACGCTTAA
- the rplT gene encoding 50S ribosomal protein L20: protein MPRVKRGVTARARHKKVLKLAKGYYGARSRTYRVAVQAVTKAGQYAYRDRRQKKRQFRQLWIARINAASRQNGLSYSRFINGLKKASIEIDRKILADIAVFDKVVFAILVEKAKEALN, encoded by the coding sequence ATGCCAAGAGTTAAGCGTGGTGTAACCGCACGTGCTCGTCACAAGAAAGTTTTAAAATTAGCTAAAGGTTATTATGGCGCTCGTAGCCGTACTTACCGTGTTGCTGTTCAGGCAGTAACTAAAGCTGGTCAATATGCTTACCGTGACCGTCGTCAGAAAAAACGTCAATTCCGTCAGTTATGGATTGCACGTATTAATGCAGCGTCTCGTCAAAATGGTCTGTCTTACAGCCGTTTCATTAACGGCTTGAAAAAGGCGTCTATTGAAATCGATCGTAAGATTTTGGCTGACATCGCTGTTTTCGACAAAGTTGTTTTTGCAATTTTAGTTGAAAAAGCAAAAGAAGCGTTAAACTAA
- a CDS encoding amino acid aminotransferase encodes MIFSQVTLAPADPILGLTDAFKADVRPHKVNLGVGIYKDEAGQTPILSCVKKAEAILLETEKSKNYLGIEGVQAYNQAVQKLLFGEQSSIIANKRAVTAQAPGGTGSLRVASEFLVRNTGSTTIWVSNPTWANHQNIFETAGLTVKEYRYYKAETNDLDFAAMLADLANANAGDVVLLHGCCHNPTGIDLSIEQWKQVANICLEKSLLPLFDFAYQGFGAGIDEDAQGLRAVAAVVPELLIANSFSKNFGLYNERVGAVTIVAEDQDDAIRSFSQIKKTIRANYSNPPAHGGLIVSTILADASLHQEWQAELTSMRERIAEMRGLFVASLKAEGVEQDFSFISRQNGMFSFSGLTKSQVARLKDEFAIYIVGSGRISVAGLTKNNMPAVCKAIAQVILS; translated from the coding sequence ATGATCTTTTCTCAAGTCACACTTGCTCCAGCAGATCCCATTTTAGGCTTAACCGATGCATTTAAAGCAGATGTTCGCCCTCACAAAGTTAACTTAGGGGTCGGTATTTATAAAGATGAAGCAGGGCAAACACCTATTTTATCTTGTGTAAAAAAAGCTGAAGCTATATTACTTGAGACCGAAAAGAGCAAAAACTATCTCGGAATTGAAGGTGTACAAGCTTACAACCAAGCGGTTCAAAAATTATTATTTGGTGAACAGAGCTCTATTATTGCAAATAAACGCGCTGTTACTGCACAGGCTCCTGGCGGAACAGGTTCATTACGCGTGGCTTCTGAATTCCTGGTCCGTAATACGGGATCAACAACGATTTGGGTAAGTAACCCTACTTGGGCGAATCACCAGAACATTTTTGAAACAGCAGGATTAACGGTTAAAGAATATCGCTACTACAAAGCTGAAACTAATGATTTGGATTTTGCTGCTATGCTCGCTGATTTGGCGAATGCGAATGCAGGAGATGTAGTGTTGCTTCATGGCTGTTGTCATAACCCAACAGGTATCGATTTATCGATTGAGCAGTGGAAGCAAGTTGCAAATATTTGTTTAGAGAAATCATTGCTGCCGTTATTTGATTTTGCTTACCAAGGCTTTGGTGCAGGTATCGACGAAGATGCACAAGGTTTACGTGCAGTGGCGGCCGTAGTTCCAGAGTTATTAATTGCTAATTCATTTTCTAAAAACTTTGGTTTGTATAACGAGCGAGTTGGTGCTGTGACTATCGTTGCTGAAGATCAAGATGATGCCATTAGAAGTTTTAGCCAAATTAAGAAAACAATTCGTGCCAATTATTCTAACCCTCCGGCACACGGTGGCTTAATTGTGAGTACAATTTTAGCTGATGCTTCACTGCATCAAGAATGGCAAGCAGAGTTAACGTCAATGCGTGAACGTATTGCAGAGATGCGCGGCTTGTTTGTTGCAAGTCTAAAAGCTGAAGGTGTCGAACAAGATTTTAGTTTTATTTCTCGTCAAAATGGTATGTTTAGTTTTTCTGGTTTAACTAAAAGCCAAGTAGCACGCCTAAAAGATGAGTTCGCGATTTATATTGTCGGTTCTGGTCGTATTAGTGTTGCCGGATTAACCAAAAATAACATGCCAGCAGTTTGTAAGGCTATTGCTCAAGTGATCTTGTCTTAG
- a CDS encoding ISAs1 family transposase, with amino-acid sequence MHIDHFKENFQTITDQRQGAKVTYCLFEVLFGSLCAVIAGAKGWFDIREYILGHHDWFKNNKLFVNGIPADDTIARIISTIEPEQFHQCFINWMSSIHTLTEGQVIAIDGKTLRGSYNREDRASTIHMISAYASSNKLVLGQLKTEQKSNEITAIPELIKMLDIKGALVTIDAMACQTKIAKTIVDQGGDYLLAVKSNQGKLREAIVQAFAFQRANNTDKSVIEHGHGRTECRQCYVIDSKNLLGDFSKWKGLKNIVMVESCRLEKGKPIELEYRYYISSKELSAEQAAIAVREHWGIESMHWVLDVSMSEDACQIYNAHGAENLSCLRHMSLNMLRAEPTKISIVGKQKRCMMNPSMLEAVLKTGFSGSVKN; translated from the coding sequence ATGCATATTGACCACTTCAAAGAGAATTTCCAAACAATAACAGACCAGCGTCAAGGGGCTAAAGTGACCTATTGCCTTTTTGAGGTACTGTTTGGTTCGCTATGTGCCGTTATCGCAGGCGCTAAAGGCTGGTTTGATATTCGCGAATACATTCTTGGGCATCATGATTGGTTTAAAAACAACAAACTATTCGTGAACGGCATTCCCGCTGATGACACGATTGCTCGTATCATATCAACCATTGAACCTGAGCAGTTTCACCAATGTTTTATCAATTGGATGTCTTCGATACACACCCTTACTGAAGGCCAAGTTATTGCTATTGATGGAAAAACGCTTCGAGGGTCATACAATCGTGAAGATAGAGCCAGTACCATACACATGATTAGTGCCTACGCTTCCTCAAACAAATTAGTGCTTGGTCAGCTTAAAACAGAACAAAAAAGCAATGAGATAACCGCCATTCCTGAGTTGATAAAGATGTTAGATATCAAAGGGGCGTTAGTGACTATCGATGCGATGGCTTGTCAAACAAAGATAGCCAAAACCATTGTGGACCAAGGGGGTGACTATCTGCTTGCCGTTAAAAGTAACCAGGGAAAGCTACGCGAAGCGATAGTACAAGCCTTCGCTTTCCAGCGAGCTAACAATACGGACAAATCAGTGATTGAACACGGTCACGGACGTACTGAGTGTCGCCAGTGCTATGTTATTGATAGTAAAAACTTACTCGGTGACTTTTCAAAGTGGAAGGGGCTAAAAAATATCGTTATGGTTGAAAGTTGTCGCCTTGAGAAAGGAAAGCCAATCGAGCTTGAGTATCGTTATTACATCAGTTCTAAAGAGTTAAGTGCCGAACAAGCAGCGATAGCCGTTCGAGAACATTGGGGCATCGAATCGATGCACTGGGTGCTTGATGTCAGTATGAGTGAGGATGCATGTCAAATATACAACGCTCATGGGGCGGAAAATCTGTCATGCCTGCGTCATATGAGTTTGAATATGTTACGTGCAGAGCCGACGAAGATAAGCATTGTTGGAAAACAAAAGCGATGCATGATGAATCCATCGATGCTTGAAGCAGTATTAAAGACTGGATTTAGTGGTTCGGTTAAAAATTAA
- a CDS encoding glucosaminidase domain-containing protein, with protein MKIGNIGQVTFALGLAVFALLALRLFIIPNTTQVSVSGQLNYIDLGEVPVFAEIDDIATKKQTFFDYLRPVIEAQNQIIIHERQFLLAAIEQIDNGLGLSEPDNDRLKSILDKYQYDIKSFTRYTLMPLLKRIDIIPVEMVLVQAATESGWGSSRFAIDGFNFFGQWCFTDGCGLVPFSRGDGKNHEVAVFDSPKDSIIAYMINLNTHSAYKLFRSIRADLRAQKIRPTAERLVYGLINYSERRDQYIDELLEMLKHNKPYLQGNNANA; from the coding sequence TTGAAAATAGGCAATATAGGTCAAGTGACATTTGCGTTAGGCTTAGCCGTATTTGCATTGTTGGCATTGAGACTATTTATCATTCCTAATACGACTCAAGTATCAGTATCGGGTCAGCTTAATTATATAGATCTTGGTGAGGTACCGGTCTTTGCTGAGATAGACGATATAGCCACAAAAAAACAAACGTTCTTTGATTACTTACGACCGGTTATTGAAGCTCAAAATCAAATTATTATTCACGAACGTCAATTTTTATTAGCAGCAATCGAACAAATCGATAATGGTTTAGGATTAAGTGAGCCTGATAATGATAGGCTGAAATCGATTCTAGACAAATATCAATATGATATTAAATCATTCACTCGCTATACCTTAATGCCGTTATTAAAGCGCATCGATATCATTCCAGTTGAGATGGTATTGGTACAAGCTGCCACCGAAAGTGGTTGGGGGAGTTCTCGTTTTGCTATCGACGGATTTAATTTTTTTGGTCAATGGTGTTTTACCGATGGATGTGGATTAGTACCATTCTCAAGAGGTGATGGCAAGAATCATGAAGTTGCAGTATTTGATTCACCTAAAGACTCGATTATTGCCTACATGATTAACTTAAATACCCATTCTGCATATAAATTATTTCGTTCTATTCGTGCCGATTTACGGGCTCAGAAAATTAGACCCACTGCTGAGAGATTAGTTTATGGATTAATTAATTATTCAGAACGAAGAGATCAATACATTGATGAATTACTCGAAATGCTTAAACACAATAAGCCATATTTACAAGGAAACAACGCGAATGCGTAA
- a CDS encoding DUF2987 domain-containing protein, whose product MRNRTLVNGFIFISTIFMVSNSLAETVSLEYNGFYDRLKQVNKQSYPLVELAFSVPITPDCTIVSGSITTEKEQFPLTYTKQQRLFIPYDPQLKSDRGLVNINVMGAANQCGIAMQVRAKETKLQFTQAELQALTNDMNNLLDGLQGFPMKYFRKPINGLTFDFAKTQNEIIKVVIDNVETIAGEEFTLTIEQINQLKQISFTQKPSVISPLVMN is encoded by the coding sequence ATGCGTAATCGTACGCTAGTGAACGGATTTATTTTTATATCGACTATTTTTATGGTTAGTAATAGTTTAGCTGAAACCGTTTCTTTAGAGTATAACGGTTTTTATGATCGATTAAAGCAAGTGAACAAGCAAAGCTATCCATTGGTTGAGTTGGCCTTTAGTGTTCCTATTACTCCTGATTGCACCATAGTATCTGGCAGTATCACGACCGAAAAAGAACAGTTTCCACTAACGTATACCAAGCAACAACGATTATTTATTCCTTATGATCCACAGCTAAAATCTGACCGAGGTTTAGTCAATATTAATGTTATGGGTGCAGCTAATCAATGTGGTATAGCCATGCAGGTTCGAGCTAAAGAAACAAAACTGCAGTTTACTCAAGCAGAGCTACAAGCCTTAACAAATGATATGAATAATCTACTTGATGGATTGCAAGGTTTCCCGATGAAGTATTTTCGCAAACCGATTAATGGATTAACGTTTGATTTTGCTAAAACGCAAAACGAAATCATAAAGGTCGTTATTGATAATGTAGAAACTATTGCTGGCGAAGAATTTACTTTAACAATTGAACAAATCAATCAACTGAAACAAATTTCATTTACTCAAAAACCTAGTGTAATAAGTCCTTTGGTAATGAATTAA
- the ttcA gene encoding tRNA 2-thiocytidine(32) synthetase TtcA — translation MSEVEVDTLSKNNSTRIKKLQKRLRHDVGSAIADYNMIEDGDRVMCCLSGGKDSYTMLDILLNLQQRAPIKFEIVAVNLDQKQPGFPEHVLPAYLDELGVAYHILEKDTYSIVKEKIPEGKTTCSLCSRLRRGTLYGFAQHIGATKIALGHHRDDIIETLFLNMFFAGKQKAMPPKLLSDDGANIVIRPLAYCREKDIEEYSTLKSFPIIPCNLCGSQENLKRGAVKDMLQMWDKQHPGRLETIFTAMQSTSPSQGVDREQFDFVSLKRNPDVINTGDVADADLPAFDFVDINNNGHINLDISNRIDVVATFKP, via the coding sequence ATGTCTGAAGTTGAAGTTGATACCCTCTCTAAAAATAATAGTACTCGTATTAAGAAACTGCAAAAACGTCTACGACATGACGTAGGTTCAGCGATTGCAGATTACAATATGATCGAAGACGGTGATCGTGTTATGTGCTGCCTTTCTGGCGGTAAAGACAGTTACACCATGCTGGATATTTTATTAAACCTTCAACAACGTGCTCCAATTAAATTTGAAATTGTAGCTGTTAACCTCGACCAAAAACAACCTGGTTTTCCTGAACATGTTTTACCAGCCTACTTAGATGAGTTGGGTGTTGCTTATCATATTCTTGAAAAAGATACTTACTCCATTGTCAAAGAAAAAATCCCCGAAGGTAAAACGACATGTTCACTCTGTTCTCGCCTACGTCGCGGTACTCTTTATGGTTTTGCCCAACACATAGGTGCAACTAAAATTGCATTAGGCCATCATCGTGACGATATTATCGAAACCTTATTTTTAAATATGTTTTTTGCTGGTAAACAAAAAGCGATGCCACCGAAACTCTTATCTGACGATGGGGCCAATATAGTGATCCGTCCGTTGGCTTATTGTCGTGAAAAAGATATTGAGGAATATTCGACATTAAAATCATTTCCTATCATTCCTTGTAACTTGTGTGGCTCGCAAGAAAACTTAAAACGTGGCGCTGTTAAAGACATGCTGCAGATGTGGGATAAACAACATCCGGGTCGTCTAGAAACAATTTTTACGGCAATGCAAAGTACATCTCCTTCACAGGGGGTAGATCGTGAACAGTTTGATTTTGTATCACTAAAACGAAATCCCGATGTGATTAATACTGGTGATGTTGCAGATGCTGATTTGCCTGCGTTTGATTTTGTTGATATCAATAATAATGGTCATATTAATTTAGACATCAGTAATAGAATCGATGTGGTTGCGACGTTTAAACCATAA
- the uspE gene encoding universal stress protein UspE has protein sequence MKDYKKILVVINPTTDHQPALARAVELASKSQAEITAFLSIFDFSYEMTSILSSQEREAMRQGVIDQRVAWLENAISGFSKFNININTEVVWHNRPFESVINHAMKGYYDLIVKSTHEHDKLKAVIFTPTDWHLMRKSPVPVLLVKEHDWPVAGKIVCAVNVVSEDEDHQKLNGKIINHALDLAKKFSASVHLVNGYPGTPVNLAIELPDFDANVYNNTVRMQHEQRVQYLAQAYNIPLENCHVEEGLPEDVIPEMATKLDAELVVLGTVGRTGFSAALIGNTAEHVIDSINCDLLAIKPDGYKSPLED, from the coding sequence ATGAAGGATTATAAGAAGATATTAGTGGTGATTAATCCTACAACGGATCATCAACCCGCTTTGGCACGTGCTGTTGAATTAGCGTCAAAAAGTCAGGCAGAAATAACTGCTTTTTTATCGATTTTTGACTTCTCATATGAAATGACGTCTATTTTGTCTAGCCAAGAACGTGAAGCGATGCGCCAAGGCGTGATTGATCAACGTGTTGCTTGGTTAGAGAACGCAATAAGTGGCTTTAGTAAGTTTAATATAAACATTAATACTGAAGTTGTTTGGCATAACCGACCTTTTGAAAGTGTGATTAACCATGCAATGAAAGGTTATTATGACTTAATTGTTAAAAGCACACATGAACACGATAAATTAAAAGCCGTTATTTTTACTCCAACTGATTGGCATTTAATGCGTAAATCTCCAGTACCGGTGTTACTTGTAAAAGAACATGATTGGCCAGTGGCAGGTAAAATTGTCTGTGCGGTTAATGTCGTATCTGAAGATGAAGATCATCAAAAACTTAATGGTAAAATCATTAATCATGCACTCGACTTAGCCAAAAAATTCTCTGCCAGCGTACATTTAGTTAATGGTTATCCTGGAACACCTGTTAATTTAGCAATAGAACTCCCCGACTTTGATGCCAATGTGTATAACAACACAGTGCGTATGCAGCATGAACAACGAGTACAATATTTAGCTCAGGCCTATAATATTCCACTTGAAAACTGTCATGTTGAAGAAGGTTTACCCGAAGATGTTATTCCTGAAATGGCTACCAAGTTAGATGCAGAATTAGTAGTACTGGGTACGGTAGGCCGTACTGGTTTTTCAGCAGCATTGATTGGTAACACTGCGGAACATGTTATCGATAGCATTAATTGCGACTTGTTAGCGATTAAACCTGATGGATATAAATCACCTTTAGAAGATTAG
- the etrA gene encoding electron transport transcriptional regulator EtrA: MSSDLLKTRSPSTSGCAIHCHDCSMEALCIPFTLNNDEIDKLDNIIERKKPIQKGDLIFKSGDVLKSLYAIRSGTIKSYTITEQGDEQITGFHLAGDVIGFDGIHAQRHQSFAQALETSMVCEIPYDTLDELSGSMPKLRQQIMRLMSNEIMSDQEMILLLSKKNAEERLAAFINNLANRFGNRGFSPHEFRLTMTRGDIGNYLGLTVETISRLLGRFQKSGLIEVKGKYISIIDHLTLSRLAGNARIAT, translated from the coding sequence ATGTCTTCAGATTTGCTAAAAACTCGTAGTCCATCAACCAGCGGTTGTGCTATTCACTGTCACGACTGCAGTATGGAAGCCCTGTGTATCCCTTTTACGTTAAATAATGATGAGATTGATAAACTCGATAATATTATTGAACGTAAAAAACCCATTCAAAAAGGAGACCTTATTTTTAAATCTGGAGACGTGCTTAAGTCATTGTATGCAATTCGGTCTGGTACCATTAAAAGCTATACCATTACTGAACAAGGTGACGAGCAAATCACTGGGTTCCATCTAGCCGGAGATGTTATCGGTTTTGATGGCATTCATGCCCAACGTCATCAAAGTTTTGCTCAAGCATTAGAAACTTCAATGGTGTGTGAAATCCCTTACGATACCTTAGATGAGTTATCTGGTTCTATGCCTAAATTGCGTCAGCAAATTATGCGCTTGATGAGTAATGAAATCATGAGTGATCAAGAAATGATCCTCCTACTGTCAAAGAAAAATGCTGAAGAACGTTTAGCTGCATTTATTAATAATCTTGCTAACCGTTTTGGTAATCGTGGTTTCTCTCCGCATGAATTTCGACTTACGATGACTCGTGGTGATATTGGTAATTATTTGGGCCTAACGGTTGAAACTATTAGCCGCTTATTAGGCCGATTTCAAAAATCAGGCTTAATTGAAGTCAAAGGTAAGTATATTTCTATTATTGATCATCTGACCTTAAGTCGTCTGGCAGGCAACGCTCGCATCGCTACTTAA
- a CDS encoding sulfite exporter TauE/SafE family protein → MIEYNVGGAFIVGLMGAAHCFGMCGGLIGAFSANIPANGQSRLSSQLTFLFSYNLGRIFSYTVAGALVGGSVSALGHLFDADNYLIVLRIIAGIMMILTGLYIAQIWFGIVHIEKVGKLLWRYLQPLTRRFIPIKHPLQAVMAGMVWGWLPCGLVYSTLTWSVASGSALQGGLIMFAFGLGTLPALFAAGLAAKTLAQWVQKRAVRLFSGGLLVLFGLQTLYIAVNQLN, encoded by the coding sequence GTGATTGAATATAACGTTGGTGGCGCATTTATTGTTGGCTTAATGGGCGCGGCACATTGCTTTGGTATGTGTGGTGGGCTCATTGGCGCTTTTTCAGCAAACATACCCGCCAATGGCCAGTCACGTTTAAGCAGTCAATTGACATTTCTTTTCAGCTATAACCTTGGGCGTATTTTTAGTTACACCGTTGCCGGAGCTTTAGTCGGTGGCAGTGTGTCAGCCCTAGGCCATTTGTTTGATGCCGACAATTATTTAATCGTTTTGCGGATTATTGCCGGAATAATGATGATATTAACGGGGCTGTATATTGCGCAGATATGGTTTGGAATTGTGCATATTGAAAAAGTCGGTAAATTATTATGGCGCTATTTGCAACCGTTAACACGCAGATTTATCCCTATAAAGCATCCATTACAAGCCGTTATGGCCGGTATGGTTTGGGGGTGGCTACCTTGTGGGCTAGTATACAGTACGTTAACTTGGTCGGTTGCATCTGGTAGCGCATTGCAAGGTGGTTTGATTATGTTTGCATTTGGTTTAGGCACATTACCGGCTCTATTTGCTGCTGGATTAGCAGCAAAAACCTTGGCTCAATGGGTACAAAAACGCGCTGTTAGACTGTTCAGTGGCGGCTTATTGGTTTTATTTGGACTACAAACACTTTACATCGCTGTTAATCAACTTAACTAG
- the ccoS gene encoding cbb3-type cytochrome oxidase assembly protein CcoS: MSIIYVLIPIAMLFVLIAVSIFFWAVKSEQFDDLDRQSVSILFDDDNINPNNTANTNGIDDRTSPSHSSIKCSTIKTSVEIPNSLIKPE, from the coding sequence ATGAGTATCATTTACGTATTAATACCTATTGCAATGTTGTTTGTATTAATTGCTGTCTCTATTTTCTTTTGGGCGGTAAAGTCTGAACAATTTGATGATCTAGACAGGCAAAGTGTGTCGATTTTATTTGATGACGATAACATCAACCCGAATAACACAGCTAATACCAACGGTATTGATGACCGTACATCTCCCAGTCATTCATCAATAAAATGCTCTACCATAAAAACCAGTGTAGAAATACCTAATTCACTTATTAAACCAGAGTAA
- a CDS encoding heavy metal translocating P-type ATPase — protein MTSCFHCNEPVLTGEQFTTVINGQPQPMCCPGCQAVSQAIMDAGLSSYYQFRSEPGNRQTALIPDQLSQYSAYDLPEVQQDFVHKQGAIDSTSLSIDGITCAACAWLIEHKLKPIAGVTNVLVNSTTQRALVSWDSQIIQLSEILQIISKIGYQAAPYQVDEQEKQSKADSRKFLLRLGLAGFATMQVMMFALALYTGYFTDLDVEFRDYFRWVSLIFAAPVVLYSAQPFYFSALRSLLSGKLNMDVSVSIAILGAYVASCIATIQGNGEVYFESVSMFTFFLLLGRYFEQSARQKASVSSSNLHKLVPLTAHLYRDGEMTEIAAKQLVIGDIILVKPGEVIAADAEVVNGLSSVNEAMLTGEQMPIGKQINDTVYAGTINIEQPLEVRVIALGQDQLVAEIIRLQELASNNKPAIALVADRLARYFSATVLSIAAITYLVWLTISPDDAFWITLSVLVATCPCALALATPTAVTCATAIFTKLGVIPRRSGIFEKLTKINHVVFDKTGTLTCGQLSIGDVQTFGGYSSEQVLSLAAAIEQGSLHPIALAFTSFYDNQHLVENIEHHIGLGIRASIGQLQVCIGTAQFVTPDANVAASQAIETQWIYLSVDNKLVAKIEMLDELRVDSLATVTALKAANISLSIASGDNSGHVEFLANKLGISDVHSGLSPQGKLALVNKLQQHAHVAMFGDGINDAPVLAGANLSVAMGSGSAIAKNSADLILLGDHLSRFNDAIDVAKQTQRIIHQNLLWAFAYNMVILPLAVTGHVAPYIAAIGMSVSSLIVVSNSLRLLRIKL, from the coding sequence ATGACATCTTGCTTTCATTGCAATGAGCCGGTGCTAACGGGTGAACAGTTTACAACCGTGATTAATGGGCAACCACAACCTATGTGCTGCCCAGGTTGCCAGGCGGTTTCGCAAGCGATTATGGATGCTGGCTTAAGCAGCTATTATCAATTTCGCAGTGAGCCAGGTAATCGCCAAACTGCTTTGATACCAGATCAATTGTCGCAGTACAGTGCTTATGATTTACCTGAAGTACAGCAAGACTTTGTCCATAAACAAGGGGCTATTGATTCGACCTCTTTGTCTATCGACGGCATTACCTGCGCTGCTTGTGCATGGTTAATTGAGCATAAACTCAAACCCATTGCTGGTGTCACCAATGTATTGGTTAACTCAACTACACAACGCGCATTGGTAAGTTGGGATAGTCAAATTATTCAACTCAGTGAAATTTTGCAGATTATCAGTAAAATTGGCTATCAAGCCGCGCCCTACCAAGTTGATGAGCAAGAAAAACAATCAAAAGCAGACAGTCGTAAATTTTTACTCCGCCTAGGCCTTGCAGGTTTTGCCACCATGCAGGTGATGATGTTTGCTCTCGCCTTATATACTGGATACTTTACCGACCTAGATGTCGAGTTTCGCGATTATTTCCGCTGGGTGAGTTTAATTTTTGCCGCTCCAGTGGTGTTGTATTCTGCTCAACCCTTTTATTTCAGTGCGCTTCGGAGTTTATTAAGTGGCAAGCTTAATATGGATGTCTCTGTCTCCATCGCTATTTTGGGGGCTTATGTCGCCAGTTGTATTGCGACGATTCAAGGCAATGGTGAAGTGTATTTTGAATCAGTATCGATGTTTACTTTCTTTTTATTATTGGGCCGTTATTTTGAACAATCTGCCAGACAAAAAGCCTCTGTAAGTTCGAGTAACTTGCATAAACTCGTGCCTTTGACCGCGCATTTATACCGTGATGGCGAGATGACTGAAATTGCTGCTAAACAACTCGTCATTGGCGATATTATTTTGGTCAAACCTGGTGAAGTCATTGCAGCAGATGCTGAGGTGGTTAATGGCCTATCAAGCGTCAATGAAGCCATGCTAACCGGCGAACAAATGCCAATAGGCAAACAGATTAATGATACCGTTTATGCCGGAACGATTAATATTGAGCAACCTCTAGAGGTTCGCGTTATTGCATTAGGACAAGATCAACTGGTAGCAGAAATTATTCGCCTGCAAGAGCTTGCGTCAAACAATAAGCCGGCGATTGCATTAGTTGCCGACCGTTTAGCGCGTTACTTTTCCGCCACGGTATTATCTATAGCAGCAATAACGTATTTAGTCTGGTTAACCATCTCTCCTGACGACGCTTTTTGGATTACTTTGTCGGTATTAGTTGCAACCTGCCCTTGTGCCCTCGCCCTGGCGACGCCAACAGCCGTTACCTGCGCAACAGCTATTTTTACTAAGTTGGGCGTTATTCCCCGTAGAAGTGGAATTTTTGAAAAGCTGACTAAAATTAATCATGTAGTGTTTGATAAAACTGGCACACTGACCTGCGGCCAGTTATCGATTGGTGATGTGCAAACCTTTGGTGGCTATTCCTCAGAGCAAGTCTTATCGTTGGCCGCAGCAATTGAGCAAGGCTCTTTACATCCTATCGCTTTAGCTTTTACTTCGTTTTATGATAATCAACATTTGGTTGAAAATATCGAACATCATATTGGTTTAGGTATTCGCGCTAGTATCGGTCAGCTGCAAGTTTGTATTGGTACGGCTCAATTTGTTACCCCAGACGCAAATGTAGCGGCTTCACAGGCAATTGAAACCCAGTGGATATATCTGTCTGTCGATAATAAATTGGTCGCTAAAATTGAAATGCTTGATGAGTTAAGAGTCGACAGTTTAGCCACCGTAACTGCATTAAAGGCAGCCAATATTTCTCTGAGTATCGCCAGTGGTGATAACTCAGGACATGTTGAGTTTTTGGCAAATAAACTCGGCATTTCAGATGTTCATTCAGGTTTATCGCCTCAAGGTAAGCTAGCCTTAGTGAATAAATTACAACAACACGCTCATGTGGCCATGTTTGGTGATGGTATTAATGATGCTCCCGTACTAGCAGGTGCTAATTTATCTGTTGCTATGGGTAGCGGCAGTGCTATTGCCAAAAATAGTGCCGACCTAATTTTACTAGGCGATCATTTGTCACGTTTTAATGATGCTATTGATGTGGCTAAGCAAACTCAGCGCATAATTCATCAAAATTTGTTATGGGCTTTTGCTTATAACATGGTTATTTTGCCATTAGCAGTTACCGGACATGTAGCCCCGTATATTGCCGCGATTGGCATGTCTGTTAGTTCACTGATTGTGGTGAGTAACAGTTTACGGCTTCTTAGGATAAAATTATGA